CGACGCCGAACGCGAAGCCCTGCACCTCCTCCTGGACTCCGGGAACACCCTGCTGTGGCAGGCCGTACCGGGCATGGGCGTCACCGACATGTACATCTCCGTCGCCACCATCACCGAGGGCCGCATCGGAAGGCTCGCACAGGAGCAGTGGCGGGCCTGGACACTTCCGTCGACCGAGCAAGACATGCCGGTCACGACCGGCGTCAACGGGGCAGCAGGCCGTACCTGGCAGGACGTCGTCGCCGAATTCGCGACGTGCGCGGATGTCCTGGACGTGTACGCGACCAGCGAGGATCTGCTGCTCGACCTGCGAATGGGGTGACGCCGTGTACCCCGTGTCGGACAGGTTCCTCGCCCGCCTCGCCGAAGGCCACCGTGTCGCGACCAGGGTTCAGCTGTTCCTGACGACCGGTGAGGTTGTCGACCTGGAGCACACCGGCGGTTCGGTGACGGTGGACCGCGGGCAGGCCATCCGCCGCACCTGCACCGTCACCGTCGCCGACCCGGCCGTCATCCCCCGTACACCCACGGACCAGCTCGCCACCTACGGAGCCCGAATGCGTGTCTCCCGCGGCGTCGACTACGGCAACCCGGACGCCCCGGAGCTGGTGCCGCTGGGCGTGTTCCGCCTGGACTCCGTCGACGGCGACGTCAACGAAGGCCCCGTCAACATGCAAGGCAAAGACCTCTCGGCGTGCGTCGCCGACGACAAGTTCACCGAGCCGTACTCGGCGACCGGCACCGTCGTCGGCGCGGTCACCGCCCTCATCCAGCGCAGCCTGCCGGACGCGGACGTCATCGCGCTCGTCGACGATGCCGCGATCGGCCGGCGCACGTTCGATGTGGAGGCCGATCCGTGGGCCGGCGCGCAGGAGATCGCGGCGGCTGCCGGTGCCGAGGTGTACTGCAATGCCGACGGCGTGTTCGTGATCGCCGCACTGCCAGACCTGCTGACGGCAGAGCCGGTGTGGGCCGTTGAGGCCACCGAGGGCGGCGTCTACATCAAAGCCAACCGGGCCATGAACAGCGACAACGTCTTCAACGGCGTCCTGGCCCGCGGCGAGAACACCAGCGAGTTCGCTCCGCCCGTGTCCTGGCTGGCCACCGACGACGACACCGGCAGCCCCACCTACTGGGGCGGCCCGTTCGGGCGCCGGCCGTCTTTCTACTCGTCGAGCACGCTGACGACGCTCGCCGCCTGCCAGCAGGCCGCCGTGCTGAAACTCCGCCAGGCCAAGACGCCCAACGCTACCGGCGACATCTCCGCCCTGCCGAACCCTGCACTCGAGCCCGGCGACGTCATCCGCGTCACCCACGAGGACGGCACCCGCGAACTGCACCAGGTCGCCGCGTTCACGGTGCCGCTGTCCCACGACGGGGACCTCCCGATCTCTACGATCTCCGCGAAGGAGGACGGGTGACCAGCCCCGACCGGCCAGCACCCGCTGTCCGCCGCGACCTCGCCGCCGCGCTGAAGCAGCAGGCCACACGGGCAGGGGAGTCCACACCATCGGTGCGCGGCGCGGACTGGCGCACCGCCACTGTCACCCTCGTCAACACCGACGGCACGATCACAGCGGACGGCATCCCACGCATCCGCTGCCTCGCCCCCTACACAGGCCCAGCCGTCGGCGACTTCATCGTCATCAGCCAGTCCAGCAGCGGAAACTGGGTGGCCCTCAACCGGCTCGCCGCAACC
The Streptomyces sp. NBC_01723 genome window above contains:
- a CDS encoding DUF5047 domain-containing protein, giving the protein MSDRFLARLAEGHRVATRVQLFLTTGEVVDLEHTGGSVTVDRGQAIRRTCTVTVADPAVIPRTPTDQLATYGARMRVSRGVDYGNPDAPELVPLGVFRLDSVDGDVNEGPVNMQGKDLSACVADDKFTEPYSATGTVVGAVTALIQRSLPDADVIALVDDAAIGRRTFDVEADPWAGAQEIAAAAGAEVYCNADGVFVIAALPDLLTAEPVWAVEATEGGVYIKANRAMNSDNVFNGVLARGENTSEFAPPVSWLATDDDTGSPTYWGGPFGRRPSFYSSSTLTTLAACQQAAVLKLRQAKTPNATGDISALPNPALEPGDVIRVTHEDGTRELHQVAAFTVPLSHDGDLPISTISAKEDG